AAATTTCTTTAAAACTATTGATGGGGTAGTCTGTCAGCAAGATAAGGTAGCTTTAGGGCTTATTAAAGGACTTATTAAACAAGGGTTTTCTATTCCGGAAGATATCTCTATAATTGGTCATGATAACTTAGAAATCGTAGATTTCTTTGATCCAAAACTTACAACTGTTCAGCAACCCTTTAAAAATATCTGTGAAAATGCTGTAATTGATCTATTTGATCAGATAAATGGAGTAGATAAAAAGGTTAGAAGGATATTTAAAAGTAATATTGTTGAAAGAGAAACGGTTAAAACTAATTTCTAATAATTTTTTTAAGGGACTAAATTAATTTAGTCCCTTTTTTTAATAACTTTTTTGATTTAAATTTTGTTAGACAATAAAAATATAAAATGCTACAATCTGAATATAAATAAATTAAAAGGAGGTAAAAGATTAATGGGAAACTTAACAGGGGTAGATGTAATTTAATAAAAAGAGGATGTTTGGTAATATAATTATGATTGCAGGACTATAAATTACTTATAGTATTTTTTAGTGCTTAAATTTATTGTTATTTATTCAAAATAACTCTTTTCCCAAGAGTTTAGGTTTGTATCAATAGCTATTAGTTTAAGTAAATTAAGCAGAAGTCTATTTAGGATATTTCTAAATAGACTTTTTTTTGTACATTTTTTACTCTTGGGAAAATTAATTAGGAGGTAAAAATGGAACAAATTTATAAAATTTTAAAAGAACACAATGTTAAAAATCTAAAAGAAATAACTCTAGAAGAAGTTTCAAATAAAGACGGGATTCTTGTGTATAGAGTTAAAGATCAAGAGTCATCAAAAATTTTAAAAGTGTTTGAAAATGAAATTTATAAGAGGGAGATTAGTAACTATAAAATATTAATGGAATTAGGAATTCAAACTATTCCAGTTTATAGCTTTGCAGAATCATCTATTTTAATGGAAGATATAAAATTTTCGGATAGATATAGACTTGCAGTAAAAGAAGATGTGTTTGATCCAAAGGTTATAGTTCCTCTTGCAAGGTGGTATCAAAAGCTCCATAGGGAAGGGGAAATATATTTAAAAGATAATAAAATAAAACTCTATTCTGAGTATGATCTAATTACTAGGGAATCTATTACTTTTCTTAAAGATAAAATTAATGTTAAAAATGAGGAGGTATGGGATATTTTAATTTCTGAAATAGATAAATTACATAAATTTTGTAAAGATCGAAGGACGATAACATACAATGATTTTTATTTTGTGAATATGATAGTTGCCAAGGATTACAGCGAAGCATTTATGTTTGACTATAATATGTTAGGAGAGGGGCTTATAGCTTCTGATATTTTAAATGTAACTTCTTCTACAAAAAAATGTGGTGAAAAGTTTATTGAATCATATGGAGAAATTAATATGTTGGAAATTACAGTGAACAATATATTAGCACATATATTTGCTGTTTTAGAGGGATTTAAGAGGGAAAATTTTCCTGATTGGGCTGAGGAGTCCCTCAAATTTTTAGAAGGTGAAAGTTTTGAGAAAGAGATAATAAAATGGAGGGAGATAGATGAGTAAAATAACATATGAAATAGATATTGCATCTAAGCAGAATAAAGTGTGGAATAAAAATTTTACATTATTAACAATTGGGTCTTTTATATCAATGATGGGAAGTTATATGGCTTCTTTGGCTATTAGTTTTACAGTTTTTGATATGACTAAATCTGTATTTTTATTTGCTATGTTTAATGTAGCATATTATATACCTAAATTAGTTATAACCCCGTTGTTGGGACCAATAATAGATAAATACAGTAGGAAAAAAATAGTAATAGGTACAGACTGCTGTTATTGTTTGTTATTTTTTTTACTGCCAGTGGTAATATACTTTACAGAATTTAGTTTGCCTTTATATCTAGGCTTTAACTTTTTGATAAGTTTATTAGATTCAGTTTATTCAGCAGCTTTTACAACACTATTACCAGATACTATAACTCCTGGAAAATCTCAAAAAGCATATTCTATAGACTCTCTTTTAGGTCCAGTTTCCCAAGGATTGATGGCTCCTATTTTCTTGATTGTATATAATAAAATAGGACTATCTGGGATATTAATCTTTAATTCGATAACTTATCTGATTGTAGCAATATTTGAATGCTTTATAGATGTGAAAGAAAATTTGATAAAAGATTCAAAATCTACATTTTTAGAAAATTTAAAGGAGGGATATGTATATTTAAGGAAGGAAAAAGGGATTTATGTTATTTATATGAAGATCTTTTTTACTACTGTTACCTGGGGTGCCATTATGACTGTTATGCTGCCTTATTTTGAGTCTAAAGTTAATTTAGGAAAGGATAAATATATTATTTTAGGAATAGTAATGACAGGGTCTAGGTTTATTATAGGATTTTTACAGTCAATATTTGTAACATACAGCCCTGAGAATAAGTTTAAAATATATGTAATAATAAATTTTATAATAGATTCATTACTTTTATTTATTTTTATATCTCCCCTATATGGTATCTATACTATATGGGGAATAACTGGAAGTTTAGGGATTATAACAATAACAATTAGAACTAGTTCAATAATGGCCTATATCCCAGGAAATATGAGGGGACGTTTATCAAGTATTTCTTTAGTTTTGAGTAATATGGGGATGTTGTTAGGATCATTTTTAGGTGGCTTTATAGCAGAAAAATTAGGTTATATAACTTTAGGCACTTTAGTAGGCGTTTTAGGACTGGTTGTAAATATTTATTATTTTTCCAGGTATAAAAAATCATTGTCTCTAGTTTTTAGAAAAGACTTATAATTAAATACAAAGTGAAGAGAAGCATAAATCTAGATAGTTTTCTTAAGGTTATTTATTTTATATTCTATATGGGTTTTGATTTTCCAAGTGCTATATTAATTTTTAAAATTTAAATAAAATTTCAACAAGACTATTCGATTAAAGTGTATTTAATATCTGTCTAGTTTTGAAAATAGTAGAGGAGGGAGAAATAAAATTTTAGAAGAAGTATTGTTTTTAAGTTAGAATTGAAGTATATACACTATTAATCTAGTTTATTACCTAATTAGGTTATGATTTAAAATTTAATTTTAAAAGGAGCAGTCAAAATGAATCCGACTATTATTATTGAAGGTTTTGGAGTAGGAGCAGGATTGATTATTGCAATTGGTTCTCAAAATGCTTTTGTGCTTAAGAAAGGTATAATGAAGCAGCACGTCTTTATAACAGCGTTGACTTGTTCAATTATAGATATGCTTTTAATCATACTTGGATCAATGGGCTTAGGAACTATAATAAGTAAAACTCCTATACTGATGATTTCAGCAACCTTATTTGGAATAGTATTTTTATCTATGTATGGCATAAAATCTTTTATGGCTGTGTTTCAGTCAAAAAGTTTAAACTCAGAAGAAGATAAAGAAGACTCAACTTCACTTAAAGTGACACTTATAACTTTATTAGCTTTTACCTTATTAAATCCACATGTATACCTTGATACAGTTATTTTACTTGGAAGTATTGGAGCAAGGTACCCGATAGTTGATAGAACAAATTTTGTAATAGGAGCCTGTATGGCATCTTTTGTTTGGTTTTTTGGATTAGCGTATGGAGCTAGATTTTTTTCTCCTTTATTTAAAAAAGATATAACTTGGAAAATCTTAGATTTTGTAATAGGTTGTGTAATGCTGACAATTGTTTATAAATTATTTGAATTTGGTATCAGTAATTACATTTAAAATTTGAGAAGTTTTTGTTATCTATAAAAAATTGATCTAAGAGCTCTTTAAACTGTAA
This sequence is a window from Psychrilyobacter atlanticus DSM 19335. Protein-coding genes within it:
- a CDS encoding MFS transporter, translating into MSKITYEIDIASKQNKVWNKNFTLLTIGSFISMMGSYMASLAISFTVFDMTKSVFLFAMFNVAYYIPKLVITPLLGPIIDKYSRKKIVIGTDCCYCLLFFLLPVVIYFTEFSLPLYLGFNFLISLLDSVYSAAFTTLLPDTITPGKSQKAYSIDSLLGPVSQGLMAPIFLIVYNKIGLSGILIFNSITYLIVAIFECFIDVKENLIKDSKSTFLENLKEGYVYLRKEKGIYVIYMKIFFTTVTWGAIMTVMLPYFESKVNLGKDKYIILGIVMTGSRFIIGFLQSIFVTYSPENKFKIYVIINFIIDSLLLFIFISPLYGIYTIWGITGSLGIITITIRTSSIMAYIPGNMRGRLSSISLVLSNMGMLLGSFLGGFIAEKLGYITLGTLVGVLGLVVNIYYFSRYKKSLSLVFRKDL
- a CDS encoding LysE/ArgO family amino acid transporter, with the protein product MNPTIIIEGFGVGAGLIIAIGSQNAFVLKKGIMKQHVFITALTCSIIDMLLIILGSMGLGTIISKTPILMISATLFGIVFLSMYGIKSFMAVFQSKSLNSEEDKEDSTSLKVTLITLLAFTLLNPHVYLDTVILLGSIGARYPIVDRTNFVIGACMASFVWFFGLAYGARFFSPLFKKDITWKILDFVIGCVMLTIVYKLFEFGISNYI